A section of the Oncorhynchus keta strain PuntledgeMale-10-30-2019 chromosome 15, Oket_V2, whole genome shotgun sequence genome encodes:
- the LOC127907708 gene encoding uncharacterized protein LOC127907708 produces MAEAPNVAGTKGIGAQVNEDVSLYEEYECKICYNYFDLDRRTPKILECLHTFCEECLNTLHLREDRGWRIGCPLCRHRTPVPEYRIHNLPNNTKVTDAYPFYIQDDSLPQDILPPYPPPLHPALTAAYRREVANEAAVAAQDQAIPSVAVVGGNAAANSYDSAGYESCQNCRRIVLTIGCVCAIFGFVSMLVLLFLGLIFVHNFNNPPSPVGPICLSVASIMAMFSVVMTWLVCWLRYRPDPEPGRAASSNASRRHVNVL; encoded by the coding sequence ATGGCAGAGGCGCCGAATGTAGCAGGAACTAAAGGAATCGGGGCGCAGGTGAATGAAGATGTTTCCCTCTATGAGGAATACGAGTGTAAAATATGCTATAACTACTTCGACCTGGACCGTCGCACGCCCAAAATTCTGGAATGTTTGCACACTTTCTGTGAGGAGTGTCTGAATACTCTCCACCTTCGTGAGGACCGAGGATGGCGCATCGGCTGCCCTCTCTGTCGCCACCGGACCCCGGTGCCTGAGTACAGGATACACAACCTCCCCAACAACACCAAAGTCACCGATGCTTATCCATTCTACATCCAGGATGACAGTCTTCCGCAGGACATCCTGCCACCGTATCCTCCTCCTTTGCACCCAGCGCTCACTGCCGCGTACCGCCGCGAGGTGGCGAACGAGGCAGCCGTAGCTGCGCAGGACCAGGCTATCCCGTCTGTAGCTGTGGTCGGAGGTAATGCCGCTGCGAACTCTTACGACAGTGCTGGATACGAGAGCTGTCAGAACTGTAGGCGCATCGTGTTAACCATAGGCTGTGTGTGCGCCATTTTCGGCTTCGTCTCCATGCTTGTGTTGCTGTTTTTGGGACTGATATTCGTGCATAACTTCAACAACCCTCCGTCTCCAGTCGGCCCTATCTGTTTGTCTGTAGCCAGCATCATGGCCATGTTCTCTGTTGTTATGACGTGGTTGGTGTGCTGGTTGAGATACAGGCCTGACCCGGAACCCGGGCGTGCTGCTTCCTCCAATGCCAGCAGGAGACAtgtaaatgttttatga